The nucleotide window TTGATTCAAGAGTGCATCGTATTATGGATCTCAAAGCTCCTGGAAGCGGAGAAGTCGATCGAAACCTCTGGGAAAACATCGCACACCTTACTAAGCGTGATGAAGTTAAAATCGTTGTAACCGATCGCCGCGATTTTGAATGGGCGATGCAAGTGAACAACGAACACGCGTTAAGCGAGCGCGTTGCTCATCTGTGGCTGAGTCCCGTGTTTTCCGTTCTTGATCCCAAAGAACTCGCAAGTTGGATACTGGCGGTGCCAAGTGGCGCTCGCATGCAACTTCAACAACATAAATATATCTGGGGGCCTGACACGCCAGGCGTATGAATACGGCTATTTATTGAAATCGGGCTGCCAAAGCGCTTCCTCAGCTGAAGTGGGAGGCATTGCGCTTTGGCTGGAGGGGTGCTACCTGGCCCTTCGTTTGGCCCTAGTTTAAGCTTGCCAATTTACCGAAGTTCCACGTTATGACTAAGAATTTACGCAATATCGCTATTATCGCCCACGTTGATCATGGAAAAACGACTCTGGTCGATGCCATGCTCAGACAATCCGGTGTTTTCCGCGACAACGAACAGGTCCAGGACCGTGTCATGGATTCAGGGGATCTAGAGCGTGAGCGTGGGATTACCATTCTGGCAAAGATTGCCTCACTGCAATGGGAAGGCACGACGATTAATATCATCGATACCCCAGGGCACGCCGACTTTGGTGGCGAAGTGGAACGTACGCTTCGCATGGCGGATGGCGCTTTGCTTTTAGTCGATGCTTCAGAAGGACCATTGCCCCAGACGCGGTTCGTGCTTGGCAAGGCTATTGAGTTGGGTATGCCTATTTTGGTAGTGATCAATAAAATTGATCGTCCTGATGCACGGCCTGATGAAGTTGTTAACGAAGCGTTTGATCTGTTTTGTGAGCTGCAAGCAAGTGAAGAGCAAACCGACTTTCCAATTCTGTATGCAATTGGAAAAGACGGACTCGCGAAACGGGAGCTAAGTGACGAGAGCAGTGATCTAAGGCCACTGTTTGAAGCAATTTTAAAGTATGTGCCTCAGCCTACAGACAATCCAGACGATGCTCTTCAAATGCTTGTTCATAATATTGAATATGATGAGTACGTCGGTCGTTTGGCAATTGGACGCGTGCGTCGCGGCAAAATAAAAACCGGACAGCAAGTTGTGTGTCTTGGCGAAAAGAAGACAAAGCAAGCGAAAGTTGCCCAGGTTTACCACTACAAGGGTATGGCGCGAATCAAGGTAGACCAAGCCGTAGCAGGTGACATTGTTGCCGTAGCTGGCCTCGATGAGGTTGAGATAGGCGATACCTTGTCTGATGTAGATCGTCCGGAGGCTCTCAAGCGTATTGAAGTCGAAGAGCCGACGATTCGTGTGCGTTTTTTGGTGAATGATTCTCCAATGGTCGGTAAATCCGGCAAGTGGGTGACCTCTCGTCATTTGCGGGAAAGGCTCTTTAAAGAAGCCAATCGCAACATGGCGTTGCGCGTGGAAGAAACCGCAACTCCCGATGAGTTTATTGTGTTTGGCCGAGGCGAGCTTATGTTGGCCGTGTTGGCGGAGACCATGCGCCGAGAAGGGTATGAGTTTGCGCTCGGTATGCCAGAAGTTGTCGTACGTGAGATTGACGGACAAGAAAGTGAACCCGTTGAGATTGCGGTGGTCGACGTCCCTGAGGACTACGTCGGCGCGGTAACGACGAGTTTTGGTGAGCGCAAAGGTCAAATGGTCAAGATGCACTCGCTTGGAAGTGGGCGTACACGTATGGAGTTTCGTGTTCCTTCACGTGGACTGATTGGTTATCGTTCGATATTCCTTACCGAGACACGAGGTACCGGCTTGCTTAACACTATCGTGGATGGTTGGCAGCCTTATGCTGGACCGATGCTGCGTCGAAATACGGGAGCGTTGGTAGCGGATCGTGGCGGTAAATCAACACCCTATGCTTTGTTTAACTTGCAACCTCGCGGGCAACTTTGCATTGGTTCGGGGACCGATGTCTATGAGGGCATGATTGTTGGGGAAAACGCACGTCCGAACGATATGGATGTTAACGTGACCAAAGAAAAGAAGCTCACCAACATTCGCGCTGCAGGTCGAGATGACAACGTTTTACTGAGTCCCCATCGTATTCACACGATAGATACGGCGATGGAGTTTATCGACCAGGACGAACTTGTCGAAATCACGCCAGATGCGCTCCGGCTGCGCAAGCGAATCCTAGCGGCTAACAAACGTCCTAAACGCCGCGAAACATAATCTTAGGCTAGAAGGTACCTGACAAGCTAATGCTTCCAGGAAGTATCCGAATGGAGGCTGTGGGCTCGTCAGGGCCTCCTTGAGCGCCTTCTTCTGTCTCGCCGTCGCTTTCATCGGTTGACGGTGATGACTTGCCCACGATATCAATGATGCCCCAGGTTACGCCTGCCGCCGTGATGACGCCGCCTGCAATGAACGCGGCAATCGCTGCCGAGTTTAGATCTTCAGACTGGTTTTGAAGATCGAGGGCAGTTTGTTGGACCGTTTCGTTCTTTGCATCATCGTGCTTGTTGGCCGACATGATGGCCAAAACACCACCCGCACCGAGGCCCACAACACCGACGGCGGCAATGACCCACGGCCAAGGGCTTAAGCGTGTGTCCGTGGGTTGATTGGAGCCAGTACTGCGCTCTTCGAGCAGTCTTCTTTCTGCTTCCTCTTGTCTTTTTTGGGCTTCGTCGCGTTCTTTTCGTATGCGCTGTTCTTCGTTAATGCGGGTTTTTAGGTTTTGTACACGCGATTCAATGGAACCTTTTTCTCGTTCGCCGGGTTTGCCTTCTTGAATATATTGCTCGTAGGCTGTGATGGCTTCTTCTAGCTTGCCGGCTGATTCAAGGGCACGCGCTAAGTTGTAAAGAAGGATAGCTTCTTTTTCGAGGTCGTAAGCTTCTTTGAGCAACACTGCGGCTTCAGTGAACTTTCCATCTTGGTAGAGTTTTTCGCTACGTTCAAAAAGAACTAGAGCTCGTTCACGATCTTTTGGTGCTTTTGATCGTGAACGGTTACGTTGTGCTTGCGCCGAAGAGCAGAGGCACAAGATGCTCAAAATAATGAGGAGTATTGAAGTAGATTTTCTAAGCACTGTCACAATAGTATCCCGAAATTAGGCCTTCCGAGCAACATGTTTTACCAGAAACTCCACCCGAAAAACTTACCAAAGCGCTTAGGGTACGATGAGTCTGAAGAGAAGATCCACAAATAGCGGGAATGGCAGGGCATTTTTAGTGCTCTGATCGGAAAGGATGGATCCGTCTCGCCGCAGTGAAGGCGAGATCTACCGCGTCAGAAAACCTTGAAATATTTGCGATATTTTTGAGGTTTTCTGCCTTGCATCTCACACCCTTGCTTTGCGATCTCGGCCCAATCCTTTCCAATCAGAGCACTAGTGTTTTTCGACTCGGAATTCGACTCGTCGATTTTGGGCGTGGCAGCTTAGAGTGTCCTGCCGGCACACGATTTGTTCTTCACCAAAGCCGTGGGTTTGCAATCGTTGCTTAACGCCCTTTTCACCAAGGTACTGCGCTACAGACAGAGCTCGTTTTTCGGAAAGTTTTTTGTTGTAGAAACTCCCACCTCGAGTGTCTGTGTGCCCCTCAATGTGGACCAAACTAATTTCGTCATGTTTCTTCAATATCGTGCTTACATCATCCAAGATTGGGTAGCTGTCTTCCAGGATTGTATCGCTCGAGGATGCGAAGTTGATGGGTTCCTTAAGAATGATGTTTTCTTTTTCTAGATGAGCACTTAGCACCGGAGCTTCGGCCTCGTGCTGGCTTTCTAAATTTAAGCTAGCAGTGGTTTTTCCGTGATAGTTCGCGCCGCAACCTGCAGCGGCAAAAATTACCGCAGCACAGATGTATTGATAATAACTGCTTTGAAATCCCCACATAGCGTATATATATAGTTTAGCATGCTCTATCCTGATCGCGCCAAGTTGCTCGACCGTGCCCAGCAGATGGTGGGCATGCGTGTAGGTGAAATTGCTGAAAGAAGCGATATGTCGGTTCCGAAGCTTCGGGATCAACAACTCAAGGGCATGGTTGGTAGTGTGATTGAACGGTTTTTAGGTGTAGAGGCGGGTAACGCGCCGCACGCTGATTTTCCAGAGCTCGGTGTTGAGCTTAAGACTATTCCTGTCAATGCGGCTGCCAAGCCAACGGAGTCCACTTTTGTTGCGACGGCTCCGCTTGATCTGTTGACTGAACAAGAGTGGCAGCACTGTAGCGTGTGGAAGAAGCTTCAATGCGTGCTTTGGGTTCCAATTGAGGCCGACAAAAGTATTCCCCTCGTGCAGCGTCGTGTCGGTCGGGTGTTTTTATGGGAGCCGAGCGAGGAGCAAGCTGCGCTCTTGCGTGACGATTGGGAAGATATCATGGGTCAGATGATCCTTGAAGGCGCAGGCTCTGTTTCGGCCCATTTAGGAAAAGCACTTCAACTGCGCCCCAAAGGAACCAATGCTGCCGCTCGACGCGTAGCAACGGATGTTCACGATGCGCCCACTCGTTTAGCTCCCCGAGCTTTCTACCTCCGTACTTCCTTTACGAAACAGCTCATCAACACTCACATCTAAGAGATTGACAGCGGATCAACGGTTTACAGAACTGAACCGCCCTCTCGAGTTGGGAACTAGCTTGCAACTAGACATAGGGTCCCCATGCTCAAACAGTCCTCGCTTCGCTGCGGAACTGCGCGTGGGGACCCTATGTCTAGTTGCCTCAAGATCTCAAAGCGAAAGATTTTGTAAAGCGCCGTATATCGTATACGCAGTGGTCGACCTTTTTTCGCATCCATACGTTGTCGATACAAATGTATCTTCTGCGCTTTTAGAACCTTGAAATAGCAATAGTGATGCTGTTCCGAGAACCGGTTGAGACACGGCAGAAGGAAAGTCTGTCAAAAGTCTTGATCATTCAAGTCTTGAGGCAAAGAGAGGGTAGGCTTGCACGCGCAGTTCCGCAGCGAAGCGAGGACGGTTTGAGCATGCAGGCCTACCCTCTCTTTGTTAAGCTATCTTAAAGAGACTAGGTCAATTGGAGCAGGCGTCGATGATGATTTGGGGCATGCTAGTGGGGCGGCCGGTGTCGGTACGAACGCAGGCTAAGGTGATCTCGCCCTCGTTTAAGAGCTCGTCTCCACGGTAAATCTTGCTGTCGAAACGCAAACGCGCTTTGCTGAACTCGCCGACCCAGATTTGGATTTCAAGTTCATCATCGAAATACGCAGGTCGCCTGTAGCGTACACGTGCTTCGACGACGGGTAGGGCGAGTTTTGCGTCGATTTCAAACTCTTTGTAGGAGACACCAAAGGCTCTTAGATACTCGATACGAGCCGCTTCGAGGTAGCGCACATAGGCTGTGTGGTGAACGACGCCGCCTTGATCGGTATCAACGTAGCCGACACGTACTTTATGCTTAAACTGTTTGTCGGCACTCACGGTCTAAAGCTTGGTTTGGACCAATTCGAAGACATTCTGGAGATTGGTGATTTGTTGAAGCTCTTGCTCCGGAACGGAGATTTTGTATTTACGTTCCACTTCAGCCACGATTTCAATGGCCATCATGGAGTCGATGCCAAGCTCCTGAAAAGGAGTCTCATCAGGGATTTCGTCGATTTCGCTTACCTCAGCAATAATCGAGCGAATCTCTTCTTTGAGTTTGTTTGTTTGTTGAAGGTCTGACATGAAAAGTTACTCAGGAAGCGTTGCTTAGCTCCACACGTTCGTCTACCAACTCAAGAAGTTGCTTAACCGTTTGAATCCCCACTAATTTCTCGTCGGGAATCTGTATTTTCAGTTCGCGTTCTAGGCAGCCAATCAGTTCCAGCATGCCAAGCGAATCAATACCAAGATCGGAAATGACACTTTCTTCCTTGATATTGCTAAAGTCTTTTTCGGCAATTTCAGTTGCCCATTTTTGAAAAAGTTTCAAGAGATCTGCACGTTCCATTGGGACTCCCTGCTTCAAGTGTCGATGGTGTGGGGCGCACTCTAGGTTGAAAGTCGCCGTTCGTCCAGTCGAAATAGGCCTTTTTACAGATGTTCAGGTAGTACGTTTTTCTCGAATAATTGCTTGGTCTTACGGCGCTGCGCTTTGCCGCTCGAGGTCTTGGGAAGGGTGCCGACGGGCACAATGGCCACTTTATGCACTTTTAGACCGGTGGTCTCGGTGATTCGTGAGGCAATATCATGTCGCAGCGATGCGGCATCCCCGGAGTTGCCTTCAGCGACCATGACGAGCCGCTCCTCGCCATCGATGATAGAGCTAAAGGCTACGACGTTGTTACGTCTCACGCCCGGAAGGCTGTCGACTTGCCATTCCAGATCCTGCGGGTAGTGGTTTGCGCCGTTAATGATGATGAGATCTTTGCTGCGACCGCAGATGAAAAGATTGCCTTCAGCGATATAACCAAGGTCGCCGGTATGAAGCCATCCCTTCTTCCAGCTCTCGGCGCTGGCTTCCGGGTTTTGGTAGTAACCTTTGGTGATACTTGGTCCTTGGGTGATGATCTCACCTACTTGGCGTTCAGCAAGCTTGTTGCCTTGTTCATCGACGATAGCGAGTTCATGTTCTGGAAAAGCTTTTCCGCATGAGACAAGTTCAAGTGTTGTTTCGGTGGCGTCTGTAGCTGGCGCAGCCTTGCCTTGTTGCAGAGCTTTAGCATCGACACGATCGGTCTTCATCCCTTGTCCTTGTGGACTAAAGGTAATAGCAAGGGTCGCTTCGGCCATGCCATAGGGGAGGAAGGCATTTGCGTTAAAGCCTGCTGGCTTAAGGCGGTCGGCAAAGGCGCGAAGCGTGGTTGCGTTGATGGGTTCGGCGCCGCATCCAGACACACGAATGCTGCTTAGATCCCATTTGGAAAGGTCCGCATCGCGCACGCGTTTGGCGACTAAGGCATAGGCGAAGTTTGGCGCAAAAGTGAGTGTTGCTTTGTGTTTGTTGATGGTCTCAAGCCACAGACGGGGATTGCGGGCAAAACTTGCTGTTGGAAAGATGACTACGGGAATATCCATGACAAGCGTACCCAAAATGAAACCAATAAGGCCCATGTCGTGGTAGAGCGGCAGCCAACTTACAGCCAAATCATCTTTGCGGCGATCAAGTCCATGGGGTCCTAGAAATGCGCGAGCGTTGGCGAGTAGATTTCCATGGCTGACCATGACCCCTTTGGGCTTTGAAGTGCTGCCGGAGGTAAATTGCAAAAAGCACAAATCCTCGGGACCAAGCGCGGGACATTCGATGGCGGCGACGTCGCTTTTTTCAAATAGGTCGACAGTGGCGATTTCGCTTACCTTAACGTCGTGCTTTAGCACTGGCTCAAGATAGGGTTTCATCGCCTCGGTACTTAGAAGCATCGTTGCCGTGCTTGCTTGGAGGATGTGAGCTACTGTGTCGTGGTAGCTTTCAATGGCTTTGAAGGTAGCTCGCGGAAAGATGGGCACCGGAATAATGCCGCCGGCAACCGCACCAAGAAAGCTGAGCACAAACTCGTGGCCATCCGGGATAACCAGCGCTAATCGGTCACCTTTTTTTAAACCTTTTTGATAAAGAACGGCGGCTCGGTGTTTGGCTTCCTTTTCAAGATCGCGGTAGGAGTAAAAACGCTCCTCGCCGAGGGCGTCAATGAAACGAAAACCTCGTTTAGGGTCCTTTGGAAGGCGTTCAATGCAGTCTAGAAGGGATTGGGCGTGCTCCATAACTCGGCCGGTTTAGGGTCTTGGGCAGGGGCTGTCAAGCATTTCGGGCCAAGCGGAAGGGGCCTTTTTGGGCAAAATACCGGCCAGACGGCCGGTGGGGGCGGCTTGCTCCTTCTTAGGAGCGTGAGGTATAGAGCCGTCCGCCATGCAACGTGTCTACGTCACGGGCCTTGGTGTCGTGAGTTCTGTCGGTTTTGGCATTTCAGATTTTTGGAATGCTTTGATTGCAGGAAAGTCTGGCATTTCAGAGGTCGACCTATTTGATACATCATCTTTGGACCGCCATTTGGGGGGCCAGGTCAAGGGTTTTCGTCCGCGTGATTTTCTAACGGCGGCAGAGGCACGTCGTGCAGGTCGCTGCTCAGCGATGTGTATTGCAGCGGCGCGCATGGCGATGGATCAAGCTGGGCTCACCGAGGAGCAACTCAAAGCAGACCGCACTTCTGTGGTCTTAGGCACCACGATGGGCGAAGCCGATGTTATTTCGGAACTCGAAGAAGCTTGGGTTCACGACGGTGCCGAGGCTCGCGTTATTGTTCCCAAAAACATTGTACGTTGTGGCGCAACATTAATTGCGATTCACGTTGCGCGATCGGTTGGAGCACGCGGTATGGTGCAAGTTCTTCCTGCGGCGTGTGCTGCTGGAAACTATGCGATTGGTTTTGCGGCCGATCAGATTCGCGCCGGCCGTGCGGATGTGGTTGTTACGGGTGCTGCCGAGGTGCTTGAAAAACTTGAGTACGCTGGTTTTTGTCGTCTCGGAGCGATGGCGCCCGATACCTGTAGACCCTTCGATCAGAATCGCAAGGGTCTGATCCTTGGAGAAGGGGCTGGACTGATGATTTTGGAATCTGAGGCGCACGCGATGGCGCGTGGAGCAACGCTTCTCGCTGAGGTCGGTGGTTTTGGTTTAGCGTGCGACGCGCATCACATCACAAGGCCGCATCCGGATGGCATTGGAAGTATTGCCGCCATGCGGCGCGCCATATCAAGTAGTGGTCTTCAGCC belongs to Myxococcales bacterium and includes:
- a CDS encoding radical SAM protein, with amino-acid sequence MRSLVVHEIYASLQGESSFAGIPCAFVRLTGCNLRCSWCDTPQAFHDGKRLSFDEIIESTIALNTPLVELTGGEPLLQKQCLALLEEFADLGKTVLLETSGERDISGVDSRVHRIMDLKAPGSGEVDRNLWENIAHLTKRDEVKIVVTDRRDFEWAMQVNNEHALSERVAHLWLSPVFSVLDPKELASWILAVPSGARMQLQQHKYIWGPDTPGV
- the typA gene encoding translational GTPase TypA, with the protein product MTKNLRNIAIIAHVDHGKTTLVDAMLRQSGVFRDNEQVQDRVMDSGDLERERGITILAKIASLQWEGTTINIIDTPGHADFGGEVERTLRMADGALLLVDASEGPLPQTRFVLGKAIELGMPILVVINKIDRPDARPDEVVNEAFDLFCELQASEEQTDFPILYAIGKDGLAKRELSDESSDLRPLFEAILKYVPQPTDNPDDALQMLVHNIEYDEYVGRLAIGRVRRGKIKTGQQVVCLGEKKTKQAKVAQVYHYKGMARIKVDQAVAGDIVAVAGLDEVEIGDTLSDVDRPEALKRIEVEEPTIRVRFLVNDSPMVGKSGKWVTSRHLRERLFKEANRNMALRVEETATPDEFIVFGRGELMLAVLAETMRREGYEFALGMPEVVVREIDGQESEPVEIAVVDVPEDYVGAVTTSFGERKGQMVKMHSLGSGRTRMEFRVPSRGLIGYRSIFLTETRGTGLLNTIVDGWQPYAGPMLRRNTGALVADRGGKSTPYALFNLQPRGQLCIGSGTDVYEGMIVGENARPNDMDVNVTKEKKLTNIRAAGRDDNVLLSPHRIHTIDTAMEFIDQDELVEITPDALRLRKRILAANKRPKRRET
- a CDS encoding tetratricopeptide repeat protein, translated to MSILCLCSSAQAQRNRSRSKAPKDRERALVLFERSEKLYQDGKFTEAAVLLKEAYDLEKEAILLYNLARALESAGKLEEAITAYEQYIQEGKPGEREKGSIESRVQNLKTRINEEQRIRKERDEAQKRQEEAERRLLEERSTGSNQPTDTRLSPWPWVIAAVGVVGLGAGGVLAIMSANKHDDAKNETVQQTALDLQNQSEDLNSAAIAAFIAGGVITAAGVTWGIIDIVGKSSPSTDESDGETEEGAQGGPDEPTASIRILPGSISLSGTF
- a CDS encoding OmpA family protein; translated protein: MWGFQSSYYQYICAAVIFAAAGCGANYHGKTTASLNLESQHEAEAPVLSAHLEKENIILKEPINFASSSDTILEDSYPILDDVSTILKKHDEISLVHIEGHTDTRGGSFYNKKLSEKRALSVAQYLGEKGVKQRLQTHGFGEEQIVCRQDTLSCHAQNRRVEFRVEKH
- the mutH gene encoding DNA mismatch repair endonuclease MutH — encoded protein: MLYPDRAKLLDRAQQMVGMRVGEIAERSDMSVPKLRDQQLKGMVGSVIERFLGVEAGNAPHADFPELGVELKTIPVNAAAKPTESTFVATAPLDLLTEQEWQHCSVWKKLQCVLWVPIEADKSIPLVQRRVGRVFLWEPSEEQAALLRDDWEDIMGQMILEGAGSVSAHLGKALQLRPKGTNAAARRVATDVHDAPTRLAPRAFYLRTSFTKQLINTHI
- a CDS encoding acyl-CoA thioesterase, with product MSADKQFKHKVRVGYVDTDQGGVVHHTAYVRYLEAARIEYLRAFGVSYKEFEIDAKLALPVVEARVRYRRPAYFDDELEIQIWVGEFSKARLRFDSKIYRGDELLNEGEITLACVRTDTGRPTSMPQIIIDACSN
- a CDS encoding acyl carrier protein, whose translation is MSDLQQTNKLKEEIRSIIAEVSEIDEIPDETPFQELGIDSMMAIEIVAEVERKYKISVPEQELQQITNLQNVFELVQTKL
- a CDS encoding acyl carrier protein, translated to MERADLLKLFQKWATEIAEKDFSNIKEESVISDLGIDSLGMLELIGCLERELKIQIPDEKLVGIQTVKQLLELVDERVELSNAS
- a CDS encoding fatty acyl-AMP ligase, encoding MEHAQSLLDCIERLPKDPKRGFRFIDALGEERFYSYRDLEKEAKHRAAVLYQKGLKKGDRLALVIPDGHEFVLSFLGAVAGGIIPVPIFPRATFKAIESYHDTVAHILQASTATMLLSTEAMKPYLEPVLKHDVKVSEIATVDLFEKSDVAAIECPALGPEDLCFLQFTSGSTSKPKGVMVSHGNLLANARAFLGPHGLDRRKDDLAVSWLPLYHDMGLIGFILGTLVMDIPVVIFPTASFARNPRLWLETINKHKATLTFAPNFAYALVAKRVRDADLSKWDLSSIRVSGCGAEPINATTLRAFADRLKPAGFNANAFLPYGMAEATLAITFSPQGQGMKTDRVDAKALQQGKAAPATDATETTLELVSCGKAFPEHELAIVDEQGNKLAERQVGEIITQGPSITKGYYQNPEASAESWKKGWLHTGDLGYIAEGNLFICGRSKDLIIINGANHYPQDLEWQVDSLPGVRRNNVVAFSSIIDGEERLVMVAEGNSGDAASLRHDIASRITETTGLKVHKVAIVPVGTLPKTSSGKAQRRKTKQLFEKNVLPEHL
- a CDS encoding beta-ketoacyl-[acyl-carrier-protein] synthase family protein, whose amino-acid sequence is MQRVYVTGLGVVSSVGFGISDFWNALIAGKSGISEVDLFDTSSLDRHLGGQVKGFRPRDFLTAAEARRAGRCSAMCIAAARMAMDQAGLTEEQLKADRTSVVLGTTMGEADVISELEEAWVHDGAEARVIVPKNIVRCGATLIAIHVARSVGARGMVQVLPAACAAGNYAIGFAADQIRAGRADVVVTGAAEVLEKLEYAGFCRLGAMAPDTCRPFDQNRKGLILGEGAGLMILESEAHAMARGATLLAEVGGFGLACDAHHITRPHPDGIGSIAAMRRAISSSGLQPEDVDFVNAHGTGTSANDETESRVMHEVFGQRKVPISSVKSMIGHCMGAASALEALTCVMSVQSGVYPPTMGYETPDPACDVNVIANKAQAGKADIVLNNSLAFGGYDAVLCFAKPGCLPDNVGRA